From Cervus canadensis isolate Bull #8, Minnesota chromosome 28, ASM1932006v1, whole genome shotgun sequence, one genomic window encodes:
- the LOC122429226 gene encoding complement C4-like: protein MWGEERCGPQWKWRAWPGHSSGGVGVTSAASPLQGYTRIQEFRKGDGSYGAWLHRDSSTWLTAFVLKILSLAQDQVGGSPEKLQETAMWLLSQQRDDGSFHDPHPVMDRSMQGGLVGSDETVALTAFVVIALHHGLAVFPDKNSEQLRRVENSISRANTFLGAKVTSGLLGSHASAITAYALSLTEAPEALRSVAHNNLMAMAQDIGDMLYWGSVTTSPSNVLSPTLAPRSPADPIPQAPALWIETTAYGLLHLLLWEGKAELADQAASWLTRQGSFQGGFRSTQDTVMALDALSAYWIASHTTEEKGLNVTLSSLGRSGLKSHVLQLTNHQVDKLEEELQFSLGSKINVEVGGNSKGTLKVLRSYNVMDMTNTTCQDLQIEVTVVGHVEYTMEAEEDYQEYEYEDSPAGDDPEAHSRPVTPLQLFDGRRNRRRREAPKAAEERESRVQYSVCIWRTGKVGLSGMAIADITLLSGFHALRADLEKLTSLSDRYVSHFETEGPHVLLYFDSVPTSRECVGFGAVQEVPVGLVQPASAVLYDYYNPEHKCSVFYGAPRKSKLLSTLCSADVCQCAEGKCPRQRRALERGQQDMEGYRMKFACYSPRVDYAFQVKVLREDSRAAFRLFETHITQVLHFTKDAKATANQTRNFLVRASCRLQLEPGKEYLIMGLDGATYDLKGDPQYLLDSNSWIEEMPSKRMCQSTRHRTPCAQLNSFLEEYGMQGCQV from the exons ATGTGGGGGGAAGAGAGATGTGGTCCCCAGTGGAAATGGAGAGCGTGGCCTGGCCACAGCAGTGGGGGAGTCGGTGTGACCTCAGCTGCCTCTCCTCTCCAAGGCTACACGCGGATCCAGGAGTTTCGAAAAGGAGATGGTTCCTATGGGGCTTGGTTACATCGGGATAGTAGCACCTG GCTCACGGCCTTTGTGCTGAAGATATTGAGTTTGGCCCAGGATCAGGTAGGCGGCTCACCAGAAAAGCTGCAGGAGACGGCCATGTGGCTGCTGTCGCAGCAACGGGATGATGGCTCATTCCATGACCCCCATCCAGTAATGGATAGGAGCATGCAG GGAGGCTTAGTGGGAAGCGATGAGACTGTGGCGCTCACAGCCTTCGTGGTCATTGCCCTTCACCACGGGCTGGCGGtcttcccagacaagaattcAGAGCAGTTGAGGAGAGTG GAAAATTCCATCTCAAGAGCAAACACCTTCTTGGGGGCGAAAGTAACTTCTGGGCTCCTGGGCTCCCATGCCTCCGCCATCACGGCCTACGCCCTGTCACTGACCGAGGCCCCCGAGGCCCTGCGGAGTGTTGCCCACAACAACCTCATGGCCATGGCCCAGGACATTGGTG ATATGCTGTACTGGGGCTCAGTCACTACTTCTCCAAGCAACGTCCTGTCACCCACTCTGGCTCCTCGCAGCCCAGCAGACCCCATTCCCCAGGCCCCGGCCCTGTGGATTGAAACCACGGCCTACGGCCTGTTACACCTGCTGCTATGGGAGGGCAAGGCTGAATTGGCTGACCAGGCTGCATCCTGGCTGACCCGCCAAGGCAGCTTCCAAGGGGGATTCCGCAGCACCCAG GACACTGTTATGGCTCTGGATGCCCTGTCTGCATACTGGATCGCGTCCCACACCACCGAGGAGAAGGGGCTCAACGTGACCCTCAGCTCCTTGGGCCGCAGTGGGCTCAAGTCCCACGTGTTGCAGCTGACCAACCACCAAGTTGACaagctggaggaggagctgcAG TTTTCCCTGGGAAGCAAGATTAACGTGGAGGTGGGAGGAAACAGCAAAGGAACGTTGAAG GTTCTTCGAAGCTACAATGTTATGGACATGACAAACACGACCTGCCAGGATCTTCAGATTGAAGTGACGGTTGTGGGCCACGTCGAGTACACGA TGGAGGCTGAGGAGGACTACCAGGAATACGAGTATGAGGACTCTCCAGCGGGGGATGACCCCGAGGCCCACTCCCGGCCCGTGACACCCCTGCAGCTATTTGACGGTCGGAGGAACCGCCGTAGGAGGGAGGCCCCCAAGGCAGCTGAGGAACGGGAATCCAGGGTGCAGTACTCTGTGTGCATCTG GCGGACTGGCAAGGTGGGGCTATCGGGCATGGCCATTGCGGACATCACCCTCCTGAGTGGATTCCATGCCCTGCGGGCTGACCTGGAGAAG CTGACCTCCCTCTCCGACCGTTACGTGAGCCACTTTGAGACCGAGGGCCCCCACGTCCTGCTGTACTTCGACTCG GTCCCCACCTCCCGGGAGTGCGTGGGCTTTGGAGCGGTGCAGGAGGTGCCCGTGGGGCTGGTACAACCAGCCAGTGCCGTCCTGTATGACTACTACAACCCTG AGCACAAATGTTCTGTGTTTTATGGGGCACCACGTAAGAGCAAACTCTTGTCCACGTTGTGCTCTGCGGATGTCTGCCAGTGTGCTGAGG GGAAGTGCCCTCGACAGCGCCGGGCCCTGGAGCGTGGGCAGCAGGACATGGAGGGTTACCGGATGAAATTCGCCTGCTACTCTCCCCGAGTGGACTACG CCTTCCAGGTTAAGGTTCTCCGAGAAGACAGCAGGGCCGCTTTCCGCCTCTTTGAGACCCATATCACCCAAGTCCTGCATTTCA CCAAGGATGCCAAGGCCACCGCTAATCAGACCAGAAACTTCCTGGTCCGAGCCTCTTGCCGCCTTCAGTTGGAACCTGGGAAAGAATATCTGATCATGGGTCTGGATGGGGCCACTTACGACCTCAAGGGAGA